Within the Glycine max cultivar Williams 82 chromosome 12, Glycine_max_v4.0, whole genome shotgun sequence genome, the region GCACCACACTACACTATCAACCAAACAAATTGGAGGCAACGTCGACATAACAATTGTTGTGTAAGGCTCCCACAGAAACTGCATACAATAACACAAttgttaattttgaattaaacatgacattttatttattatttaacgaaTACATAACGATCttcttacctcatgtcgtttcatgatatctaatttgcgacgaaaaactatcagatcatcattgccaatatgTTGGTTTCCACGTTGCAGCcacctaaaaaaaatatgaaataattagtgGCGGCgcgttacattattaattattttcaaatgaaatcttatttttaaaacaactaaCCTATGTCcgagtggtttattttctaatacgGGGGGTtctctttggagccaaagtcgtgcagcgttcccatgcccacatttggattaagatgcacatacctctgattgatttaattttgtaatcggtggcgctgcacatctctctatataaataagcaagcacggcaggtccccatgcatacgtgctgcactgttcaaagtcacgtaaaaattggaggtaccttagggaaactttactgctgcttttgtcaacaaatAGAACACCTCCTATGAATCTGAGGATCCATGCACGAGTAAACCTTTGTAGTTGTTCTACGTTACCGTCATGaatatttatttgtgaaaaatggtgagccagccaacttaatttgaccacactgccttgaagttcaccttcttgtggtctaactcccaacaattcttcacacaattcagcccaatcaagattagtttgaccaattaatggtgcccATCAACACGCAGACCTAATAATACAGAGACGTCTTGAAGAGTAATCGTACACTCTCTGCATCTCATGTGAAACATATGTGTttcgggcctccatctttcaatcaaggCAGTAATTAATGACGAATTTATTTTTAGGTAGCCCATCTTCATTATCCAATAAAAACCAGATTGTCAAAGCAGAAGAATAATTTCCTCTGGTATTTCTTCTTGACCTTGATAAATCGGGACAACTCGTCTGATGTGTAATTTTGTGTCTggttccccattccaaacatgttcttaAACATGTTTAGGTTGCATCCATAAAACGTCTCCATCTATTGGACCAGACTTAATTTGTATACTTGATGAACATGACGACGAAGATGCCATTGatactgtaaaataaaatataatacaaaaaattgacaacaaaaatttaacattaaaaaaattaaattcacttacaacaaattaattaaaatctgaataaataacaaaatacataaatttgaacaacaaaatatatgatacaaataataaaatttaaatatactatcctaataaattaaaatacatacaaaacttaaaatactaactaaaatactatacaaataacaaaattaaaaattaaaatacatacataaatttaaataagttaccaatttttttttctgattaataaaatttaaattaaataaaatatattatacaaataaattaaaataaatccaaaaaatactatggaaacaaaaatttaaacaatatatatataattaacaacGTATCAtatattccaataaaaaataaaaaataagtaaactaaataatattaacattctaactaaacctaacataccatatatatataacataaataatacCATACAAATCTAAAAGatctaaaccaaataataataacataccaatttaaaaaacttcaataaattcatattaacaaattaactacAACTAATGTACCgtataacacaaataattagataccaactaaaattataacatatatgtataacacaaataattttattattttaaggtactacttaaaatttaaaattaccaCCTAAGCTAACTAACCAAAATCtacacatatataaaacaaataataccatactaatttacaaaatctaaacaaaataatattatcaaaaactaACCGAAAGCTCAATTAATACTAACTTAACATATGTATACTAACCtaactaatattcttaaaataatatttataaatcaactaaaactaacctaacatatatatatatatatatatatatatatatatatatatatatatatatatatatatatatatattgaaattaatttaaaacacacacacacacacacacatatatatatatatatatatatatatataacacaaaagTATAGGGTAaacaggataaaaaaaattaacttatcgAAAGCACGTACTAAGAAGAGCAACCAAACAGTGTAGGGCAAATAGGATCAAAAACTTCACCTAGaacacataaaaaatttatcgattaatattaatatatcaattaaacttaacttaacatatatataacacaaaaaaatttaaaattttcagttAACAAAATACTTACCAAGAACACAAACCTATAGTAGGAAGAGAAGAAAGGAATGCACTGGAAGCaggaatcaagagaagaaaagaatgcACTGAAGGGATCCAAAGACAAGAAAGGAATGCATGCATAAGGGAGCAGCTGCCTCGCGTTGTGCTATATAAgcgaatttttttttgaacatgCAACTTGCCAGTAATGGTAGCGAGTTCTTCCTGCAACCTGCCAGCGCCAATGGCGCTTCCCTGTCACCTGCGTAGCCCATGCAACGTTCACCTGCACCCCCTACGACGTAGCCCTGACCCTTTGCCCTCTCTTGCCACGAACTCGCCAATGGGGATGATGGGTTCTTCACTGCCAGCGAACTCGTCAGTTTGACTGGCAGTTTGCTTGGGACATACATGCAATTTACGTGCAAAACAACACCCTgacagaaaatatttaaaaatgacccCATATgttgaaatagtttttaaaagtgCCCCAAAGGGGACAATTTGCCGACCTTTGTAGCTGTCTTGTTGTACTTTGATGTGAATATGTAAATGTTTAAGCTAACTTTGTTGTTCCTTTTACAAAGTAAATGGGACCTGCAATTTGCTACTTTCATAAAGCATTGCAAAACATTCACGAATCAGCATATTGTTCATTACATTAAGCAACTATTACAAGTATTACACATTTCAAACCAATTACAAAGAGGATCTAGTCTTTGTAAACCACTACACTTGCGTGACGTGAAAATGGAGATGCAACATTCTACCTTATAACGATTGCAATAATAATCCTTACAAAGATAAAACACAAACGCTTCCAATAACTACCCATATGCCCCGATTCTGTATAGGAAGAAGCCAAACACCCCTGCTCTTAAATTAGGGATTcgtaaaatcaaaattgaattaccgcaaaaaaaaataaaaattaaatccatCTCACTTAAGTCTATCTGCCATGTCACCACCCAATTTAACATCATGTGTCCAgggattgaaaaaatatttcactaatttgaaggataaaaaaatgcaattttaagtttaaagaactaaaacaaaaatactCTTATATTTAacgaaataaaaacatatcaatgttaaaaactaaaaattagacGTGTACACAATctaataataactattattttctattataaattaaaatacataacatgATGAGTAATTCTTTCATTCTTCACTTTCTAATAGgtatttttaatattctcttTTATATCTTTTGGAATTATATTTCCCATGTTACTCtataactactttttttttttcaaccgtGTCAACTCACAAACTATTACTTTTAATTCATCTGTTACTAAATCTTTTTAGCCTTTTATGTATGTTTTTATATTCAACGGGGCATGAGCCCAAAATcatctcttttaatttattctctttcatctttgtcttgttttttatttaaataatcatccATAACTTCAATATATGACTGTACACCAAGATTGAAGGCAACAAAAAGGTAGCAAATGTGGGTGATGAAGTGAAGAGTGTTGCGATGAACGCGAAAGTGAAAGTGAAGGTGGGTGGGTTTCTATGGTTGGAAGGTTTAGTAGAGGCGTGTTGCCTTCATCGCGTTGTTATTCTGTGTATGAGGTCCAACAAGCTATTGATGCGCACTGGTCAGTGTTTCCTCTTGAATGGTTTCATCTTCTTAGGAAGGTATGCTATTCATTTTCTAATCTAATGAATTTCAAGCTTTTATGGTGTTGTATACTTGTATCTGTGACCGATTATATTAGGGCACAAGGATTTAACCCAACAATTTGAACAATGGGGTTTTGGAGGGGCCAGGGTCTGTAGAAGGAGATCTGTCTCTTAGAAGTGCTTAGCTCATGAATTAATGAAACTAGCTTCGATTTATTTTAACACAGTGAATGAGAATTTGTGGCAAAGAATTGGATTATGTATACTTTTGACGTAATGACTCAAAGAAATCTGATTGACAATTATTGGTTGATACCTACATGTTTTTGTCATCCATGGATTGTCCTGCACAAATCGTGAATCTAAAATCTACATGCTTAATTATTTCAACATCTTTAAATTGTTGTGCAGTATATTCGTCCTAAACTCGGTTGTCATCCCTGCATTGTGGTGGATATTACCTGATCAATGCTCACAGTTTGTTTCTCATAAACTCTGTGACTTAGGTGGcactttgaaattttattctttcttaCGTCTTGCTCTCATTCAGCTCTTTTATGTAAGTATGAAACATACTATTTTTAAAGTGCACATTGACTGTAAAAGTACTTTGTTACATTGCTCTCCAAGTTGATTTTGTTTGCCTTTATAACACGCATGGAATTTCAGTATTATAGTATTTAAAGAATCTATTGATTATCCTGAACTAATATAACTTTGACAAGTCTTGCCTTGAATCAGAGTCTCATCAATAAGTTGCTCCAAATGCTTTGTTATGAGTTAAATGAACTCATTGATTTAGAAAAACATGGAAGGTCTactagaaatttgaaatctcaaaaGTCCATGTTTGGATTTTGGAATGCTTGTtgcataatttttcattttgatgaAATGCATTTTAGATACGTTTCTGTATCTAGTTTGCACAAGAAAAAACTCTGAATTTGAATGTATTTCCAATTAATATTTTGTGATTGTCCTTTTTTGTTCCCTGCAGGTGCTTTGGTTTTACCCATTATACGTGTTTAGCATAGTTCTTAGTACAATTTGgtaatcttttctttttaatcttctTTCCTGCATCTTTATTTTAATGTTGTATCTGTTGGGCAGTTCTTCATTGTTCATGTTTGCTGTCAAGTTAATTCATATTTGTATATGTCTTCTATACTAAGTAATGGAATTTCTTCAAGCAGGTAAAATTAGCAAAGTAATTTTAAGAGGACTAGATATCAAAAGAACACCGagaagtaaaaatattatagcCCTCCAGTCCCATTTTACATGCATCTAAACAATCCTTcccaaataaatattataaactgCTTTTTCTATCCAAAATAAATTCTGGGCTAAAATTCTTGTTAGAAATTAGAGTTTGACTCCCAACATTGgtgttaaatacatttttagaaTGTATGAAACTATCCAGTATTATCTTGATCATATCTTAGGATATCCTagattatccttctttttttatatcggtaaatgttagtttgttaattttgtcaGAAATGTCAGTTGGGGGGATTTGAACCCGCTACCTTTCCCTTCTCCCTTCCCCAACCACTGGACTAACCTTATATCTTTAtggttaactttttaatttcctcATTATCTCTTAGGTTTGGTTACCATCTATCCTAATATCTcataatttgttttcttatttagtTAGGGTTATGATTAGTATAAATAAGGGTTCGTGCTTTAGCTTTTATCAGGATATACTGTCACATTATAGTCAATGTAATACTCATTATTCTAAGTCTCTTTTCTGTCAATTTCCTCCCTCAATACCTAAAGTTCCATAATTTCAACATGGTATCGGAATGGTACCATCCTTTGTGACTTGTCCCATCACTGCCAAAATGGATAACTTTCTGTAGTCATGGAAGAagggtttcaactttcaaatcctATTATGTTTCTGAAGCAACAAAATGGGTGAGAAAATtgtaaccccccccccccccccccccccaaccaaaaaaaaaaaaactaaacagcATTGTTTCAGGGCTAAAAGTGGGGTTTTGACTCCTATATCATGATAGCGCCTCTAtagcatgcaaaaaaaaaaaaaaatgctattttGGCTGCTATGGCCACTATAGAAAACCTCTGCTATATGAATCCCATAGCAGCCCTGGGCATTCTCTCAATTTCCTCCCTCAATACCTAAAACCACTTAATTTCAACATGCATCGATAATGCCTAATAGTGTTTGGCTCTGAAGGAAAATGCTTCAGTCGAATATCATTTTCCCATTACAATAACAAGTGCAGTATTCTCAAATTTAGATTTCCATATCCAATAAACTATTACGTAAAGTGGACATGAACTAGTATGTTGTTTCACTTGTCGTCTAAATGAGAATTTGATGGAAATAAGGATCCTAAGTTAAGGCCCTACGTGTTTATTCCTCCAGGTCCAAACCAAATTAGCAAGAATTCTGAAAGTGTGCGAGGGATCTGGTTAGTTGGAAGAAAAAGCTATGGGTACAATACCACTAGCCGCTCTACTACCAGTTCTACTCTTGTTGTTGCAGTATATGGTTTCCCTCCCTCATAGTACATGCTGTCTCACTGGCAAGACTAGTAGACTTAGTAGCTAAGATGCTGGGTGAGGGACAGATATGAGGCACTCAAGTATCAAATACAGCATATCATGGACAGATATGAGGAACAGTATTGATACTAATAGGATGGAAGTCACCGTCAGCGACTGAGATTATGTCAAACTTTACTCACATAAGCAGATTTCAGTGGCAAAAAGGATCAGTCCTAAATTGTCAGTCTATGACAAGCTTGACGCAGTCTTGGGTTCTAATCATACCAATGTCCTAGGAAAGACTGACTGAATGGTTGATCCTTTGGAAATCTAAATCAGTAGAAGAGGTCACTTGGGAAGAGGAGACCAGCATCAGAGGTCAATTCCCCAAACTCTGCCCTGAGGATAAGACATCTTTTGAACTGAAGATCCAAAAGCTAAGGCCCTATATTTTATACTGTAGGTGAAAACCAAATTAGAAAGAGTTCTGAAATTGTGAGTTTGGGGGTGAATTTGATAGTTAGTTTAGAGGAAAGAGGAAGGCTATGAGGTTTCTCCATAGGTGGAAGCTCTtgctcttattttttatatttgctttTCCTGTTTCTTGCTGAATATACTAGTCTGCCTTTGAAAGATAGGATTTGTTCCTATAAGAATTGCTAACAGAATGTTTTTAGGTACAATGACATTGCCAGATATGGGTATGCTGCAATGGGAAGATCTAAGTTTACTGTAGAGAAAGGCTCAAGCCAAAACAACTCACCAACTGTGCAAAATGCTCATCATGTAAAAGGACCATCTGGCTTGGGAGGGTAAAGTTCTAATTAGTagttacttcattttttttctcattttctaatTGCTATTAATTCTTACTGGGTAAATATTGCTAAAAGGTTCAACTACTGTGTTTGCTTAACTCAGGGTCATGATTGGAATAGGACAGCAGGTGTACTCAATACTCcttttgagtgttttttttcttgaggTAATAAAATCATTATAGTTTCAGTTTCCAAATTGATATGGTATTATATACATGCCTTGATATGCAGTGAAATCGATTTTCCATCGTTTTATCCTTACACAAGCAATTTCTGATGTTATATGCAGGTCTATGCAACAGGATTCATACCATACATAGGGAAGCTGCTCAACTTTTTACTCCTTTCCTGGATGTATGCATATTACTGCTTCGAGTATGTGGTCCATAACTTCATGTATGCTTTTTATTTGATGTCTTTAACAGTTGTTAAATGCTTGTTCAAAAATATGCTTTTTTATTAGGTACAAATGGAATTTCAATGAAGTGGCTCTTGACAGAAGGCTGGATTACTTTGAATCTTACTGGCCATTTTTTGCTGGTTTtggtaagttatttttattaacttatttactggaactttattaaatgtttaGCTACTAGAGAATTTTATATGTTTAGATCTTTTggcttttttattctttttattggtTACGAGATCAAAACAACGTATAATATTAACCTTAGGAGGAAGAGCAGTTCCTTTTTTTGGTAAATCAATAAGCAGTCTCTGTAACACTTGCAAGAGACAAAAAAAGTTATGGGATTTTAGTGGAAGGATAACCAAGGGAATATGGATGAGGATTGGGGAATTTCAACATTGTGAAGTGTGAAGTTATTAAGCAGAATGCCATATAATTCATATGTGAAATTGACTCCTTGGCTGATGAAGTTTAGAATTCATTCTAAGTTCTCTCTTTTTGAAGAATATTGAACATTGAACAAaatttgtatattatatttatatataactagGGGGAAAAGGCACTCCATGCgtgcctttttaaattttttgaaaaataaaaataatattgggTGGTTTGTAGGATGTGAGTGGGGTGTGGGTTGAAGAGAGTACTTatagagataaaaaagaaatttgaaaagGTAATTTTAGGgacaaaatggaaaaagaaatgtGTACACCAAAACATCATATTccctttattattagtatagatATATAATACTGTATCCTCTGATTCACTTCATGTTTGAGATCAATATGTAACTTATGTCCTTACACAGGGAGCCCTTGTGTTCTGGCCATATTCTTTTTCTCTCCCCTTGTGAGTTATGGGATTATGGCTATACTTTTTCCACTGGTATGGGTGACCATGTTTATTTCCCTTGTATTTCTTTCTTCCTCCtgcattgaatttatttttgtgtttttttaacgCTTTTTTGCATTTCCTTTTGTTATtcgaaattaaaatatcatgttaACTTTTTCATGAATCAATAATTAGTAACATACATTTTATATTTCAGTTTGTTCTAACTGCAACTGGGTCAGAGTCCGAGCAAGAAATatcctttgaaaaacacaaATGGAGAGTTGCAGGAGTGGGAAGACTACCAATATTTTATGTTGCAGACAAAGTGTCGTAAGTTCTTCATTGCTTATCCCTTTTCTCTAGACATTGCATTACTAAACTTAACTACTTGGCAAGTGGCCCAAAAACACTCGTGTGGTGATTAATGCCTAATGACGTTATATGATGTGTGAAGTCACTATTTGCTCTTCTAAGAGCTAGTTGTTTCAAGAATGATGCCAAATGCATTTTTCTGTGTTAATTAGACAAGTTTTAGGTTGTCAAATCCTTGTTAGTTAAACTTACCATGCATTTCCTTCAGTGTCCTCTTTGTTGCTGCCTCTATATATACATTGACCTCTCaagttgaaaatatatattaaagttgTTATATGTTGTTCTCTGTTTAATAGAAATCTTCACCAATGTGCTGTGCTATAAATGAAAATTGCTCATGGAACtctattaaaattgttattattattatttggctACGAGAAGATATTAAACTCTTCTTGTCCTTCTGTATTTTATACTTGTGAAGAGTATTGGAAAAGGAATTGTCTAAGAGGATTTCTAAATGATTCTGAGTTTCTAGCAAATGATCAAGTATCTTAACTAGTAATCTAAGACATTGGTTAATCGATCttctcatttttcatttatgaGCTAAATTTGGGTATTCAATTGTCTC harbors:
- the LOC100804703 gene encoding protein EI24 homolog isoform X1; the protein is MNAKVKVKVGGFLWLEGLVEACCLHRVVILCMRSNKLLMRTGQCFLLNGFIFLGSIFVLNSVVIPALWWILPDQCSQFVSHKLCDLGGTLKFYSFLRLALIQLFYVLWFYPLYVFSIVLSTIWYNDIARYGYAAMGRSKFTVEKGSSQNNSPTVQNAHHVKGPSGLGGVMIGIGQQVYSILLLSVFFLEVYATGFIPYIGKLLNFLLLSWMYAYYCFEYKWNFNEVALDRRLDYFESYWPFFAGFGSPCVLAIFFFSPLVSYGIMAILFPLFVLTATGSESEQEISFEKHKWRVAGVGRLPIFYVADKVSMWMLSLLPLEKGDQVHDRKAQ
- the LOC100804703 gene encoding protein EI24 homolog isoform X5, with product MNAKVKVKVGGFLWLEGLVEACCLHRVVILCMRSNKLLMRTGQCFLLNGFIFLGRYGYAAMGRSKFTVEKGSSQNNSPTVQNAHHVKGPSGLGGVMIGIGQQVYSILLLSVFFLEVYATGFIPYIGKLLNFLLLSWMYAYYCFEYKWNFNEVALDRRLDYFESYWPFFAGFGSPCVLAIFFFSPLVSYGIMAILFPLFVLTATGSESEQEISFEKHKWRVAGVGRLPIFYVADKVSMWMLSLLPLEKGDQVHDRKAQ
- the LOC100804703 gene encoding protein EI24 homolog isoform X2, with protein sequence MNAKVKVKVGGFLWLEGLVEACCLHRVVILCMRSNKLLMRTGQCFLLNGFIFLGSIFVLNSVVIPALWWILPDQCSQFVSHKLCDLGGTLKFYSFLRLALIQLFYVLWFYPLYVFSIVLSTIWYNDIARYGYAAMGRSKFTVEKGSSQNNSPTVQNAHHVKGPSGLGGVMIGIGQQVYSILLLSVFFLEVYATGFIPYIGKLLNFLLLSWMYAYYCFEYKWNFNEVALDRRLDYFESYWPFFAGFGSPCVLAIFFFSPLVSYGIMAILFPLFVLTATGSESEQEISFEKHKWRVAGVGRLPIFYVADKVS
- the LOC100804703 gene encoding protein EI24 homolog isoform X4; amino-acid sequence: MNAKVKVKVGGFLWLEGLVEACCLHRVVILCMRSNKLLMRTGQCFLLNGFIFLGRYNDIARYGYAAMGRSKFTVEKGSSQNNSPTVQNAHHVKGPSGLGGVMIGIGQQVYSILLLSVFFLEVYATGFIPYIGKLLNFLLLSWMYAYYCFEYKWNFNEVALDRRLDYFESYWPFFAGFGSPCVLAIFFFSPLVSYGIMAILFPLFVLTATGSESEQEISFEKHKWRVAGVGRLPIFYVADKVSMWMLSLLPLEKGDQVHDRKAQ
- the LOC100804703 gene encoding protein EI24 homolog isoform X3; protein product: MVGRFSRGVLPSSRCYSVYEVQQAIDAHWSVFPLEWFHLLRKVLWFYPLYVFSIVLSTIWYNDIARYGYAAMGRSKFTVEKGSSQNNSPTVQNAHHVKGPSGLGGVMIGIGQQVYSILLLSVFFLEVYATGFIPYIGKLLNFLLLSWMYAYYCFEYKWNFNEVALDRRLDYFESYWPFFAGFGSPCVLAIFFFSPLVSYGIMAILFPLFVLTATGSESEQEISFEKHKWRVAGVGRLPIFYVADKVSMWMLSLLPLEKGDQVHDRKAQ